The genomic DNA GAACAGGCGGCGTTGGGTGCGACGGTCCAACTCACTGATCGTGAAATCCTGGAGATCTTCTATCACGCCACGGACGGGCCGAACTGGGCCAACAGCACCAATTGGTTGACGGATGCCCCTCTCGGGGAGTGGTACGGCGTTAAGACCGATGAGCAAGGCCGGGTCCAGAGGCTGCGCATCGGCTGGAACAACCTCTCTGGCTCCATCCCACCAGAACTGGGCGACCTATCGCACCTGACACAGCTACGCATCCGTGCAAACGATCTTTCGGGCGGCCCGATTCCACCCGAGCTTGGCAACCTCGCCAACCTGACAGAGTTGTGGCTCAACGGCCTCTCCAGCCCAATCCCGGCTGAACTCGGCAACCTCGCCAATCTGACGGACTTGTCCCTGAGGGGCCTGTCAGGCCGGATTCCACCCGAGCTTGGCAACCTGTCACGCTTGACGTGGCTGGACCTCGTAGGAAACGATCTCTCGGACGGCCCAATTCCCCCCGAACTTGGACGCCTGTCGAACCTGACGCGTTTGCGCCTGAGTGGCTTTTGGGATTCGATCCCGTCCGAAATCAGCAACCTTGCCAACCTGAGAGAGTTGCGGCTCGGCCGGCTGACTGACTCGATCCCATCCGAGTTGGGCAATCTGTCGAGCCTGACAGACTTGTTTCTCAACGGAATGACCGGCCCAATCCCGCCTGAACTCGGCAACCTCGCCAGCCTCAGGAGGCTTTGGCTTCAGGAGAACCACTTCTCCAGTCCGCTTCCTCCCGAGTTGGGCAACCTCGGCAACCTGCATACCCTGTATATCCAAGCGAACGATCTGAAGGGTCCGATTCCGCCCGAACTCGGCAGCCTCACCAAACTGGAGACCCTGTGGCTTGAGGACAACGATCTGTCCGGGCCGGTGCCCGCTAATCTGAGCGGGATGTCAGACCTGCGCCATCTGGTCCTCACCGACAACCCGGGAATGGCCGGACCTCTGCCGGTCGAGATCACCGAGATACGCTGGCTTCAGACGCTCATGGCCGGGGGCACAGGTCTGTGCGCCCCAGCAGATCCTGGCTTTCGTAGATGGCTGCGGGCACGTGAGTCAAGCAGGATCAAGCCCTGCACTAACGGAAACTCGTCCGCGTACCTCGTACAAGCCATCCAGTCCCGGGAGTTCCCCGTCCCGCTGGTCGCGGGAAAGAGAGCGATGCTACGTGTGTTTCCCACCGCGACGCAGATCACCGACGTAGGCATTCCAAGTGTCGAAGCCCACTTCTTCCATGAAGGTCGCAAGACCTTCGTGATGTACATTCCGGGCAAGTCCGAGCCAATCCCCATGCGGGTGGATGAGGACTCCTTTGCCAAGTCTGCCAACGCTGAGATTCCGGGTGACATCATCCAACCCGGCCTCGAAATGGTGATCGAGATCGATCCCGACGGGACACTTGATTCGGAGCTTCTGGCGGCAACACGGATTCCTGAGACGGGGCGCTTGCCCGTCGAGGTACATGACATGGCCCTCTTCGACCTTAGGCTCATCCCGTTTGTATGGACCGAGACCCACGATTCCTCGAGGGTGGAACTGATCAGGGCCATCGCGGCCGATCCTGAGAATCACGAGACGCTCCGACCCGCCCGAACGTTGTTGCCGATTGGTGACATCAGGGTGACCGCCCATGAGCCCGTCCTGAGTTCAAGTAGCGACGCCCAAAGCCTGCTTCGCGAGACGATTGCCATTCGCTCCATGGAATCGGGCGAGGAGGGGGTCAGGTCCAGATACTACATGGGCATCCTGCCCCCGGGGTATTCGGGATACTCTTCTGGAGTCGCGTTGCTCGGCGGCAAGGAGAGCGTCTCCTCAGCCAATCCGCACACGATTGCGCACGAGCTCGGCCACAACCTGAGCTTGGGCCACGCGGCATGCGGTAGAGGTGCCGGGGGGCTCGACGCTGGGTATCCCTACCCTGACGGAAAGATCGGCGCTCGGGGCTACGACTTCGGTAGCGGCACGGTCGTGCCCCCTTCCCACAAGGATTTGATGTCTTATTGCGGTCCAACCTGGATCAGCGACTACCATTTCACGAAGGCGCTCTACAACCGCCCGAGCACCACGATTGATGCGGTGACGGCGTCTGCCCCCTCTGCTACTGCAACCAAGTCCATCCTCCTGTGGGGAGGAACCGACGCCGACGGAGTGCCGTTTCTTGAGCCCACCTTCCTGGTTGATGCGCAACCCGCGCTGCCCACCGCTGGAGGCGCGTACCGCATCAGCGGCCGGGCTGGAGCCGATGGGACTGAGTTGTTCTCCTTCACCTTCGACATGCCTGAGATCTCCGATGGCGATGGTGGCTCCAGCTTCGCGTTCGTGTTGCCCAGGCAGGACGCGTGGGAGGGCGATCTTGGCAGTATCACCCTCGCCGGGCCCGTAGGATCGTTCACGCTGGACAGAGACACCGACATGCCCATGACGATTCTGCGCGACCGGCGAACTGGGCAGGTGAGGGGGTTCCTGCGCGATCCACCACCCTCGACTCAAGCCGCTGCGGATGCGACGGATTCGGTCAGCCGCTCGACCGGGCTGGAGATGCTGTTCAGCCGTGGGATTCCAAGCCGAGAGGCTTGGCACTAACGCCGAACAGGGAAATGCGGGTGCCCCGGTGGCCACCGAGGACACCCGCCAGAAACCCAACTGTTGTAGAACGGTAGTCATCCGACAGGTTGGCTGGAGAAGGCACCGGACCGGAGGGATGAGCGCACATGGGTAAGACCAACCTTGGCCGCCTAGAACCTGTTGCACTGCGCGAGGTTTGGCCAAATGAAGAGAAGGACTTCACTCCTTGGCTGGCAGAGCAGGAAAACCTGGGGATCCTAGCTGACGCCTTGGGAATGTCCTTGGAGTTTGTAGCGCGAGAGGAAAAGGTGGGTCCGTATTCGGCCGATGTCCTCTGCCGGGATCCGAGCGACCAGACCATGGTGGTGGTGGAGAATCAGCTGGGCCAGACGGATCACGACCACCTGGGCAAACTTCTGACCTATGCCTCCCATTTCAACGCCCGGGTGGTGGTGTGGGTCGCCAGAACATTCACGGATCAGCACCGAGCCGCGCTGGACTGGCTCAACGAAGTGTCCGAAACCGGTACTCGGTTCTTCGGTCTGGAGATCGAGCTTTGGCGAATCGGGGAATCGGCACCGGCGCCGAAGCTCAACGTCGTCACCAGGCCGAACGACTGGACGAAGGAGGGTGTGGATAAGGGAGCGCTGACGGACACCCAACGGATTCAACTTCGCTTCTGGGAGGGCTTCGCGGAGTTCGTCTCCCGAAAGGGCAAGATCGTAACCAAGACTCACGCGCCTCGGCCTCAGAGCTGGCTGGGAGTGGCCGGAGTCGGACGGGGCGGCTTCTTCCTGTACGGTGTCATGTCCACATGGACGGAGGCTGGCGGTCACGAACTGAGGGCGGAACTACAAATCACCGGTTCAAGAAAGCGATCACTACTTCGATCTGCTGCACGTCGACCGACAGGTAATCGAGAAAGAGCACGAGTTCGATGAAGCGCTGGAATGGTACAATCCCACCGGTGTCCAGCAGCGGAGGGTCTACTGGCGTCTCGCGACCGACTTTGGGGATCCTGACCAGCGTATCGAGCAGTACCGCTGGCTCCTTGCCAGGGTGGAAGCGCTCCACGCCATCCTCGCGCCTCGAGTCAAGGCGCTTCCGATGCCGGACTAGCCAGCGGCTCGGAAGGCGCTCTCTGTAGAACTCCCCATGAACCCCACTTGGGTACCGTCCGGCTTGCGTGCGACGGCCGATTGGCCAAGAATCAGCCGGCCACTAGCCGAGTGGGTCTCGCGGTGGAGCAATACCAGCGACTGAAGCCGATCGAGGCCGCTGAGACGGGCTAGGAGACGGAGGAACGGAAGGTGACACCGAACGGAACGGAAGACTGCTGAGCGGAATGGACAAGCGAGGCCTCTCGGAACGCGACATCTGCACGAAGTTCATCACTCCCGCCCTCCGCGGGGCCGGATGGGACGAGATGTCACAGCTTCGCGAGGAGGTAACGTTCACTGCTGGCCGCATCGTGGTGCGCGGCAAGCTGGTGACGCGCCGCAGGCGGAAACGGGCCGACTACATCCTCTCCGTCAAGCCGAACATCCCGGTCGCGGTGATCGAGGCCAAGGATAACAACCACGGCGTCGGCGACGGCATGCAGCAGGCGCTGGACTACGCTGAGACGCTGCACATCCCCTTCGCGTTCTCCTCGAACGGCGACGGCTTCGTATTCCACGACCGCACGGGAGGCAGCAACCCCATTGAGACCAACTTGACGCTCGATGGTTTTCCATCGCCGGACCATCTGTGGGAGCGCTACCGGACCTGGAAGGGACTTACGCCGGAAGCCGAGGACACCGTACTACAGGACTACTTCGAGGACGGCGGCGGCAAGACACCGCGCTACTACCAGGTCAACGCCGTGAACGCGGCCGTCGAGGCCATCGCCAAGGGGCAGAACCGCATCTTGCTGGTCATGGCCACGGGCACGGGCAAGACGTTCACCGCTTTCCAGATCATCTGGCGGCTGTGGAAGGCAGGACGTAAGAAGCGCATCCTGTTCCTTGCCGACCGGAACGTCCTCGTCGACCAGACGATGGCGAACGACTTCCGGCCGTTCGGGGGCGCGATGACCAAACTGTCGCGCCGCATCGACACCTCCTACGAGGTCTACCTCGGCCTCTATCAAGCGATCACCGGGCCCGAGGAGCACCAGAAGGCCGACAAGAAGCTCTCGCCCGGCTTCTTCGACCTGATCGTGATCGACGAGTGCCACCGGGGCAGTGCCGCAGCCGATTCAGCGTGGCGTGAGATCCTCAAGTACTTCTCCGCCGCGACGCAGATCGGGCTCACCGCCACGCCGAAGGAGACCAAGTACGTCTCGAACATCGCCTACTTCGGGAAACCCGTGTTCTCCTACTCCCTGAAGCAGGGAATCAGCGATGGATTTCTCGCGCCCTACAAGGTGGTCAAGGTTCACATCGACCGGGACATCGAAGGCTGGCGTCCCACAAAGGGCCAGCTTGCCCGCGATGGCAAGCCGGTGGATGATCGCAACTACACCGTCAGAGAGTTCGACCGCACGCTGGTCATCGACGGTCGCACCAAGGCAGTTGCGGAGAAGATCACGGCGTTCCTGCGGGAGAGCGGCGACCGCTTCCAGAAAGCCATCATCTTCTGCGTCGATCAGGAGCACGCCGCCCGGATGCGCCAAGCACTGGTCAACGAGAATGCGGATCTCGTCCAACGGAACGCTCGGTACGTCATGCGGATCACGGGCGAAGACGAGACCGGAAAGAACCAACTCGGGAACTTCATCGACCCGGAATCGCCCTACCCAGTCCTCGTCACCACGTCGCGGCTGCTATCGACCGGCGTGGATGTCCAAACGTGCCGACTGATCGTGATCGACCGGGTGGTCGGAACGATGACCGAGTTCAAGCAGATCGTCGGCCGGGGCACCCGCGTGCACGAGGACACGGGAAAGTTCTACTTCACGCTCATCGACTTCCGGAAGGCCTCCAGTCTTTTTGCGGATCCCGGATTCGACGGCGAGCCGGAGCAGATCTACGAGCCCGGACCAAACGATCCCGTTCTCCCGCCCGATCCGCCACCGAATGGGCCGAACGGACCCGGCAACGGCGAGATCATTGATGGCCCCGATCCGCCTCGACCACTCCCTCCGAAGACCGGCCCGCAGGAGAAGATCTATGTCGATGGCATCGAAGCCACCGTTGTCGCCGAGCGGGTCGAGTATCTCGACGGGAAGGGCAAACTCATCACGGAAACGCTCCGCGACTTCACACGCCGGGCGCTGCGGAAGCGTTTCGCAGGCCTTGATGACTTCCTGAATCGTTGGAACGGCGAGGAGCGCAAGCAGGCGATCATCGACGAGATGGAGTCCGAGGGCCTTCGGTTGGACGTGATCGTCGAGGAGCTGGGGAACGATCTCGACCCCTTCGATCTCATCTGTCATGTCGCTTTCGACGCCCCACCGCTGACCCGCCGCGAGCGGGCCGCGAACGTTAGGAAACGGGGCGTGTTCACCAAGTACGCGGGTAAAGCCCGTGCGGTGCTCGATGCGCTGCTCGACAAGTACGCCGACGAGGGCGTCCTCAATCTGGACGACGCGAAAGTGCTCCGGATACCGCCGCTCGACAGCCTTGGCACGCCGCTCGAACTTGTTCGCGCCTTCGGTGGCAAACCGGGCTTCGAGCGGGCCGTCCACCATCTTCAATCCGAACTCTACCGGGAGAGCGCCTGAGAGATGGCCGTCGGCACGCTCGTCAAGTCCATTCAGAACATCATGCGCCAGGATGTGGGCGTCGATGGCGACGCCCAACGCATGAGCCAATTGTGCTGGATGTTCTTCCTCAAGATCATCGACGACCAGGACCAGGAACTCGAGACCTTCACGGACGGCTACCGCTCGCCGGTCCCGCCCCCTTTGCGGTGGCGGAACTGGGCCGCCGATCCGGAGGGCATCACGGGTGATGATCTCCTCGATTTCGTCAACGGCGACCTCTTTCCCCGCCTCAAGGAACTCCCGGCCCGGTCCGGCCCTCGCGCGACTGTCGTGCGTGATGTGTTCGCTGACGCCTACAACTACATGAAGTCGGGCCAGCTGCTGCGGCAGATCATCAACAAGATCAATGGGATCGACTTCAACAACCTCGCCGACCGGCAGCACTTCGGCGACATCTACGAACAGATGCTCAACGACCTGCAATCGGCCGGCAACGCGGGCGAATACTACACGCCGCGCGCCGTAACCTCGTTCATGGCTCGGATGATCGACCCCAAGCCGGGTGAGACCGTTCTCGATCCGGCGTGCGGCACTGGAGGGTTTCTGACCTGCGCCATCCGCCACATGATCGACCATCATGTGAAGCGCCCGGAGGACCGGGCGCAGATGCAGGCCTCCCTGCGCGCGGTTGAGAAGAAGCCGCTGCCGCACATGCTCGCCGTCACCAACATGCTGCTGCACGGAATCGAGGACCCGTCGTTCCTGAGACACGACAACACGTTGGCCCGACCCTACGTCTCGTGGGGGCGCGATGATCGCGTGGATATCGTGCTCACCAATCCGCCGTTCGGCGGCAAGGAGGCGGACGGCATCGAGGCGAACTTTCCGCCGCACTTCCGGACGCGCGAGACGGCGGATCTGTTCTTGGCACTCATCATCCGACTACTCAAGCCGGGAGGCCGGGCCGCAGTGGTCCTTCCCGATGGCTCCCTGTTTGGCGAGGGCGTCAAGACCCGACTGAAACAGCACCTGATGGAGGAGTGCAACCTCCACACCATCGTGCGCCTGCCCAACTCCGTGTTCCGCCCCTACGCCTCGATCGGGACGAACCTGCTTTTCTTCGAAAAAGGGGAACCGACGAGGGAAGTCTGGTTCTGGGAGCATCTCGTGCCGGAGGGTCAGAGGCGTATTCCATGACACGGCCGATTCGGGTGGAGCATCTCAACGACTGCGCCGAGTGGTGGGGCGGAGCAGAGCGCGAGGGCCGAGAGGAGGGTGGCCGCGCTTGGAGGGTTACCGCCGACGAGGTCAAGGCGCGCGGCTACAACCTCGACATCAAGAATCCTCATACCGTGGAAGCGGATCTAGGCGATCCCGAGGCGCTTCTGGTGAGACTGAACAGTGCCGAAGCCGAGGTGGTCTCGGTTCGAGACCAGTTGAAGGAGATCCTTGCCGACGCGCTACTTCGATGAACGCCGAGCGGCTCCTCGTACTCTACGACCGCGTGGTGGACGCGCCGGACGCCATCGACCGCATGCGCCGGTTCGTGCTTGATCTAGCCGTGCGGGGAAAGCTGGTGGAACAGGATCCGGCGGATGAACCGGCGTCGAAACTGCTGAAGCGGATCGCTGCCGAAAAGGCGCGGCGGACAAACGCAGCCAGGACGCGCAGGAAGAAGGCTGTTCATCCGCAGATGGCTCCCGCACCATTCGATTTGCCTCGCACATGGTGTTGGGCCTCATTGGGGGCCGTGTTTCATTACGATGCCGGAACGAAGTGTGATCCAAAGGCGCTCGACACGTCAGCTTGGCTCCTGGAGCTGCGAGACATCGAGAAAGGAACGGGTCGTCTCTTGAACCGCGTGCGAACGAGTGAGCGCGAGTCGAAGAGTACCAAGTCACGGTTCTTACCTGGCGATGTTCTCTACGGAAAGCTCCGCCCCTACCTGAATAAAGTGATTGTCGCTGATGAGACGGGCTACTCGACAACCGAAATCGTAGCCATCCGTCCGTATCTTCAACTGTCTTCGGAATACTGCGCACTCGCACTGCGTCGCCCTGATTTCGTGGACTACGTCACGCGGCTTGGGCAAGGGACGAAGATGCCACGACTGCGCACCAAGGATGCCGTCGTCGCGCCATTCCCGCTCCCGCCGCTCGCCGAGCAGCGCCGCATTGTTGCGAAGGTAGACGAGCTTTTCGCCCTCTGCGACCGGTTGGACGAAGCCCACGCCGCGCGCGAGGACACCCGCGACCGGCTCACCAACGCCAGCTTGGCCCGCCTGACCGCTCCCGCCACCGACGCAGCGGCATTTCGGGGTCACGCGCGGTTTGCCGTCCATGCCCTTCCCGCGCTGACCGCGCGCGCCGATCAGGTCAAGCACCTGCGGCAGACCATCCTCCGCCTCGCCGTGGGGGGGAAGCTCGTAAAGCAGGACTCGGCGGATGAGCCGGCCTCGGAGTTGCTGAAGCAGATCGCGGCAAAGAAGGCGCGGCTGTTGAAGGCTCGCAAGATCAGAAAACGAATACTCACAGGATCGCTGTCGCCTCCCGCGGCCGCCGTCGGACTACCAAGTGGGTGGATAGCCGCAAGGTTGTCGGATGTCGTGGTTGGATTGCAGACCGGACCGTTCGGCAGCTCACTCCACAAGAGCGACTACAAGATGGGCGGGACACCCGTCGTCAACCCCGCTTCAATACGCAATGGGAAGATCGTGCCGGTGGAAAAGATGGCCGTCGGGACCGACACCTTGGAGAGACTTGCCAACTTCAAGCTCCGTGCTGGGGACATCGTGATGGGCCGCCGGGGTGAAATGGGACGATGTGCGGTAGTGGCTGAGGACGAGGATGGCTGGCTCTGTGGGACGGGAAGCTTGATCCTCCGTCTTTCGGACAGCGTTTGCGCAGATTACCTCGCCATGCTCATCGGATCACCCGA from Gammaproteobacteria bacterium includes the following:
- a CDS encoding DEAD/DEAH box helicase family protein codes for the protein MDKRGLSERDICTKFITPALRGAGWDEMSQLREEVTFTAGRIVVRGKLVTRRRRKRADYILSVKPNIPVAVIEAKDNNHGVGDGMQQALDYAETLHIPFAFSSNGDGFVFHDRTGGSNPIETNLTLDGFPSPDHLWERYRTWKGLTPEAEDTVLQDYFEDGGGKTPRYYQVNAVNAAVEAIAKGQNRILLVMATGTGKTFTAFQIIWRLWKAGRKKRILFLADRNVLVDQTMANDFRPFGGAMTKLSRRIDTSYEVYLGLYQAITGPEEHQKADKKLSPGFFDLIVIDECHRGSAAADSAWREILKYFSAATQIGLTATPKETKYVSNIAYFGKPVFSYSLKQGISDGFLAPYKVVKVHIDRDIEGWRPTKGQLARDGKPVDDRNYTVREFDRTLVIDGRTKAVAEKITAFLRESGDRFQKAIIFCVDQEHAARMRQALVNENADLVQRNARYVMRITGEDETGKNQLGNFIDPESPYPVLVTTSRLLSTGVDVQTCRLIVIDRVVGTMTEFKQIVGRGTRVHEDTGKFYFTLIDFRKASSLFADPGFDGEPEQIYEPGPNDPVLPPDPPPNGPNGPGNGEIIDGPDPPRPLPPKTGPQEKIYVDGIEATVVAERVEYLDGKGKLITETLRDFTRRALRKRFAGLDDFLNRWNGEERKQAIIDEMESEGLRLDVIVEELGNDLDPFDLICHVAFDAPPLTRRERAANVRKRGVFTKYAGKARAVLDALLDKYADEGVLNLDDAKVLRIPPLDSLGTPLELVRAFGGKPGFERAVHHLQSELYRESA
- a CDS encoding DUF4268 domain-containing protein, which gives rise to MGKTNLGRLEPVALREVWPNEEKDFTPWLAEQENLGILADALGMSLEFVAREEKVGPYSADVLCRDPSDQTMVVVENQLGQTDHDHLGKLLTYASHFNARVVVWVARTFTDQHRAALDWLNEVSETGTRFFGLEIELWRIGESAPAPKLNVVTRPNDWTKEGVDKGALTDTQRIQLRFWEGFAEFVSRKGKIVTKTHAPRPQSWLGVAGVGRGGFFLYGVMSTWTEAGGHELRAELQITGSRKRSLLRSAARRPTGNRERARVR
- a CDS encoding restriction endonuclease subunit S; translated protein: MNAERLLVLYDRVVDAPDAIDRMRRFVLDLAVRGKLVEQDPADEPASKLLKRIAAEKARRTNAARTRRKKAVHPQMAPAPFDLPRTWCWASLGAVFHYDAGTKCDPKALDTSAWLLELRDIEKGTGRLLNRVRTSERESKSTKSRFLPGDVLYGKLRPYLNKVIVADETGYSTTEIVAIRPYLQLSSEYCALALRRPDFVDYVTRLGQGTKMPRLRTKDAVVAPFPLPPLAEQRRIVAKVDELFALCDRLDEAHAAREDTRDRLTNASLARLTAPATDAAAFRGHARFAVHALPALTARADQVKHLRQTILRLAVGGKLVKQDSADEPASELLKQIAAKKARLLKARKIRKRILTGSLSPPAAAVGLPSGWIAARLSDVVVGLQTGPFGSSLHKSDYKMGGTPVVNPASIRNGKIVPVEKMAVGTDTLERLANFKLRAGDIVMGRRGEMGRCAVVAEDEDGWLCGTGSLILRLSDSVCADYLAMLIGSPDVREYLQGSSVGTTMRNLNQSILLAMSIGLPPLAEQRRIVAKVDALMALCDQLEAEVRGADGIRSSLLDSLLHESLASQEASINGTAGGGARVRASPAISDPAGRIGVRHR